From a region of the Deltaproteobacteria bacterium genome:
- a CDS encoding aldehyde dehydrogenase, with the protein MKQAQIPDTVLNWIDGQECEAAAGETFAKLSPVNGQQLGRVVRSRKEDVRRAVLAAQAAQPAWGSLTPVQRGDLLYDIAQLMRQHQHEIAAIVAAETGMSLQAALGETGGAIAQGEFMAGEGRRLYGRTTTSAVPDKYAMTIRQPLGVAGLIIAANTPIANVAWKVFPALICGNSAVLKAAEDTPATAWFFGRLAHEAGLPPGVLNIVQGYGEEAGAPLVADPEVALISFTGSTEVGRQIAAIAGRRLAKVSLELGGKNPLIVCDDADLDNAAKWVLLSAFSNAGQRCAAGSRIIIFETIYEQFRHMLVERTARLKVGPTDEDDFGPVINEEQLHNMLAAVDRAVQNGATVITGGHRLTDPAHVNGFYMAPTLIEDVDPHDEISTTELFGPITCLYRAKDFEHALAMANDSPYGLTACIHTRSFHRAIEFTQKIQAGVAVVNAGTYGSEPHMPFGGLRQSGNGWREPGTEALDVYSELKDVYLNVDPAML; encoded by the coding sequence ATGAAGCAGGCACAGATTCCTGACACAGTTCTCAATTGGATAGACGGCCAAGAGTGTGAGGCTGCAGCTGGGGAAACCTTTGCCAAGTTATCCCCTGTCAATGGGCAACAATTGGGCAGGGTAGTGCGCTCCAGGAAGGAGGACGTGCGCAGGGCCGTGCTGGCGGCGCAGGCAGCGCAGCCAGCGTGGGGTTCTCTTACACCTGTACAACGCGGCGATCTGCTGTACGACATTGCCCAGCTCATGCGGCAGCATCAACATGAGATCGCCGCCATCGTAGCAGCGGAAACCGGCATGTCCCTGCAGGCTGCCCTCGGTGAAACTGGGGGTGCCATTGCCCAGGGTGAGTTCATGGCCGGCGAAGGAAGAAGGCTCTATGGCCGCACCACCACCAGTGCAGTGCCGGACAAATATGCCATGACCATTCGGCAGCCTCTAGGGGTGGCAGGTCTCATAATTGCAGCCAACACCCCTATTGCCAATGTGGCCTGGAAGGTGTTCCCCGCCCTGATCTGCGGCAACAGCGCTGTGCTCAAGGCAGCGGAGGACACCCCTGCTACTGCCTGGTTTTTCGGCAGACTTGCCCATGAGGCAGGGTTGCCCCCGGGAGTTCTCAATATTGTCCAGGGCTACGGCGAGGAAGCAGGCGCCCCTCTGGTTGCTGATCCTGAGGTGGCGCTCATAAGTTTCACCGGCTCCACTGAGGTTGGCCGCCAGATTGCCGCAATAGCCGGCCGAAGACTGGCCAAGGTTTCACTGGAACTCGGCGGCAAGAATCCCCTGATTGTCTGTGACGATGCTGATCTGGACAACGCAGCCAAATGGGTGCTGCTCTCTGCTTTCAGCAATGCAGGGCAGCGCTGTGCAGCCGGCAGTCGTATCATCATCTTCGAGACGATCTACGAGCAGTTTCGCCATATGCTCGTGGAACGGACGGCAAGACTCAAGGTGGGGCCCACGGACGAGGATGACTTTGGTCCGGTCATCAATGAAGAACAGCTGCACAACATGCTTGCTGCAGTGGACCGAGCAGTCCAGAATGGAGCCACCGTCATCACCGGCGGGCACAGATTGACCGATCCTGCCCATGTGAACGGCTTTTACATGGCACCAACCCTGATAGAAGATGTCGATCCTCACGACGAGATTTCCACAACAGAACTGTTCGGCCCCATCACCTGCCTGTACCGGGCCAAGGACTTTGAGCATGCTCTGGCCATGGCAAACGATTCACCCTACGGTCTCACTGCCTGCATCCACACCAGGAGTTTTCACCGCGCCATTGAATTTACCCAGAAAATTCAAGCAGGTGTGGCAGTGGTCAATGCGGGAACCTATGGCAGCGAACCACATATGCCCTTCGGCGGTCTGCGGCAGTCAGGCAATGGTTGGCGAGAGCCGGGCACTGAGGCTCTTGACGTCTACTCGGAACTCAAAGACGTCTACCTCAATGTCGATCCGGCAATGTTATGA
- a CDS encoding acylneuraminate cytidylyltransferase family protein yields the protein MPGWLLLYRAVCKGALLWQYHSASTAGRSGSKRLVHKNIRPLLGHPLIAYTIAAALHSGIFAAVVVSTDSEQYADIARHYGAEVPFLRPAALAQDLSPDIEWVQYTLEQFRQQERQYDCFSILRPTSPFRLPQTIQRAWQEFLEEEGVD from the coding sequence ATGCCTGGCTGGCTGCTACTTTATCGAGCAGTTTGTAAAGGTGCGCTGTTGTGGCAATACCATTCAGCCTCCACTGCTGGCAGGTCAGGTTCGAAGCGTCTCGTCCACAAGAACATTCGCCCCCTGTTGGGCCATCCTCTCATTGCCTACACCATTGCAGCCGCTCTGCACAGCGGCATCTTTGCTGCCGTCGTTGTCTCCACCGATTCAGAGCAATATGCAGATATCGCCAGACACTATGGCGCAGAGGTACCCTTCCTGCGTCCGGCTGCTCTGGCTCAAGATCTGTCGCCTGATATCGAATGGGTCCAGTATACCCTGGAGCAGTTCAGGCAACAAGAGCGGCAATACGACTGTTTCAGCATACTGCGGCCCACAAGCCCATTTCGGCTGCCGCAGACCATTCAGCGGGCCTGGCAGGAGTTTCTCGAGGAAGAAGGGGTTGAT